The Candidatus Bathyarchaeota archaeon genome has a segment encoding these proteins:
- the aksA gene encoding homoaconitate hydratase (in Methanococcus jannaschii this protein catalyzes the condensation of alpha-ketoglutarate and acetyl-CoA to form trans-homoaconitate; functions in alphaketosuberate synthesis which is a precursor in coenzyme B and biotin synthesis), which produces MALPAEVIIHDTTLREGDQTPGVVFNFNNKLQIAHKLDEVGIQQIEAGFPAASQVEREAVKALAKEGLNAKIFGFARAVRGDVDAVIDCDAYGLVLSFPPSDIHLKYKLKMTKGQYLNTAIEIVEYAKAHGLYITYSAEDSTRTDLDFLKVVFKEVVKAGVSRARIVDTLGSIIPIAMKYLVSEVRKAVNVPIEVHCHNDHGLAVANSLAAVEAGASVLSTSVNGLGERAGLAATEEVIIALQNLYRIGNFKTEKLSELCRLVEELSNVKLQPNKCVVGANIFAHASGIHQHGVIENPITYEPYPPEMVGQKRRLILGKLSGSHAVKLKLDEYNFKVSEDELKLILVKIKERSEERRSALSDDEFLGIVKEVVGK; this is translated from the coding sequence ATGGCTTTACCAGCTGAGGTAATAATCCATGACACAACATTACGTGAAGGCGACCAGACGCCTGGCGTTGTTTTCAACTTTAATAATAAACTTCAAATAGCTCATAAACTCGACGAAGTTGGGATCCAACAGATCGAAGCTGGATTTCCAGCAGCATCTCAGGTTGAGAGAGAGGCAGTTAAGGCTCTTGCAAAGGAAGGCTTAAACGCAAAAATCTTTGGCTTTGCCCGAGCAGTTCGTGGAGACGTGGATGCCGTTATTGATTGTGATGCATATGGCCTGGTATTATCGTTCCCGCCTTCTGATATTCATTTAAAATATAAGCTTAAAATGACTAAGGGACAATACCTTAACACTGCTATTGAAATAGTGGAATACGCAAAGGCTCATGGTTTATACATCACTTACAGCGCAGAAGACTCGACACGGACAGATTTAGATTTTCTAAAAGTGGTTTTTAAGGAGGTTGTGAAGGCAGGAGTTAGCAGGGCTAGGATAGTAGACACGCTTGGATCAATTATTCCAATAGCAATGAAATATTTAGTAAGCGAGGTTAGGAAGGCGGTTAATGTTCCAATAGAAGTTCATTGTCATAATGATCACGGGCTAGCTGTTGCAAATTCTTTGGCAGCTGTTGAAGCAGGGGCATCAGTTTTGTCCACCTCTGTTAATGGGCTTGGAGAGAGAGCAGGGCTTGCGGCAACCGAGGAGGTAATAATTGCTCTACAAAATCTTTATAGAATCGGCAATTTTAAAACAGAGAAGTTAAGCGAGTTGTGCAGACTTGTGGAAGAGCTTTCGAACGTAAAGCTACAGCCAAATAAGTGTGTGGTTGGAGCAAACATTTTTGCGCATGCCTCGGGAATCCACCAGCATGGAGTTATCGAAAATCCAATTACTTATGAGCCTTATCCGCCAGAAATGGTTGGGCAAAAACGGAGGTTAATCTTAGGTAAACTTAGCGGGTCGCATGCGGTTAAGCTCAAATTAGACGAGTATAATTTCAAGGTCTCAGAAGACGAACTTAAGCTGATTCTTGTTAAAATAAAGGAAAGGTCAGAAGAGCGTAGGAGTGCTTTATCGGATGATGAATTCTTAGGAATCGTTAAAGAGGTTGTGGGAAAGTAG
- a CDS encoding Lrp/AsnC family transcriptional regulator, with the protein MRRHEVDRLDRKILSILREDSRKSYLEMARQLKLSETAIRSRVKKLIENGVIKKFTTIIDWEKVGKTTQAFICLNIGGEMGPAVGSQLVGINEITDIYTVTGDIDLILKVICDNTSHLERIIEKLRSYDFTDRTVTYVVLRKVKENGEVAL; encoded by the coding sequence ATGCGAAGACATGAAGTTGATAGACTTGACAGAAAAATACTCTCAATTCTACGGGAAGACAGCCGGAAGTCCTACCTTGAAATGGCCAGGCAATTGAAACTGTCAGAAACGGCTATAAGAAGTCGAGTAAAGAAGCTCATAGAAAATGGTGTAATAAAAAAGTTCACAACCATTATTGACTGGGAAAAAGTTGGAAAGACCACGCAAGCATTTATATGTTTAAACATAGGAGGTGAAATGGGTCCAGCTGTAGGCTCTCAACTCGTAGGCATAAATGAAATTACAGATATTTACACCGTAACTGGAGACATTGACCTAATTTTGAAAGTAATCTGCGATAACACAAGCCACCTTGAGCGTATAATTGAAAAATTGAGGTCATACGACTTTACGGATAGAACGGTCACTTATGTAGTTCTGCGAAAAGTTAAAGAAAACGGTGAAGTTGCACTTTAA
- a CDS encoding Lrp/AsnC ligand binding domain-containing protein encodes MALAFILVNVETGMENEVLQEVSKVPGVREAYLVYGVYDLLVKIEAESAGALREAVINHIRRLNGVRSTLTMMAVSVG; translated from the coding sequence TTGGCGTTGGCGTTTATTTTAGTCAACGTGGAAACCGGAATGGAGAATGAAGTCTTACAAGAGGTTAGCAAGGTTCCAGGAGTTCGAGAAGCCTACTTGGTTTATGGAGTTTACGATCTGTTGGTGAAAATTGAGGCTGAGTCGGCTGGGGCGTTGAGGGAAGCTGTAATTAACCACATTCGAAGACTTAATGGAGTTAGGTCAACTCTGACTATGATGGCTGTCAGTGTTGGCTAG
- a CDS encoding secondary thiamine-phosphate synthase enzyme YjbQ — MKLYNTSLTFSTKGEVDFIDLTKKIEEAISKSGMKNGLVHVFAPHATGIITLTENDWSLLQDVKDTLDKLLPRGRYKHPINAHSHLRSVFLSPCKTIPLVNGNLALGTWQNIIFIEADVSPRQRTIIIQIIGE, encoded by the coding sequence ATGAAGTTATATAACACCTCACTTACTTTTTCGACGAAGGGTGAAGTTGACTTCATAGATCTCACCAAGAAAATCGAGGAAGCTATTTCTAAGTCTGGAATGAAAAATGGCTTAGTTCATGTTTTTGCTCCGCACGCAACCGGGATTATCACGCTAACTGAAAATGATTGGAGTTTACTTCAAGATGTTAAAGACACGTTAGATAAGCTACTTCCAAGAGGGAGATACAAGCATCCTATCAACGCTCACTCGCATCTGAGATCAGTGTTTCTAAGCCCGTGTAAGACTATTCCTCTAGTTAATGGAAACTTAGCATTGGGGACCTGGCAGAACATAATTTTTATCGAAGCAGATGTAAGCCCGCGGCAACGGACGATAATAATTCAAATTATTGGCGAGTAA
- a CDS encoding Gfo/Idh/MocA family oxidoreductase — translation MTQLAVAVLGLGGWGKNHVRVFKELEKEGLVKLLAVADIDKVRAQQIGKEYNVEWYTDITKVLERPDIEAVTICTPTSTHFEISLQSLDYQKDILVEKPMVTSAIDAKKLIEKAKAKNQRLMPGFIERFNMGVAAVKEAIDQNKIGIIISAFAQRVSRWPERSGEAGVIFELAIHDIDIVRYLLGEDPINVYARGGRKMHTTYDYADILMEFRDEQSALIKANWVTPQKIRMLEVIGTKAILRLEYLTQEVTLYRAAEMVEPETILTPARIPFVISRPLKQEILHSIEMWEEPLKLELRHFAEALLHDAPFKISPHDGLRAIEIAEAATRSITENMQIKLV, via the coding sequence ATGACCCAACTTGCTGTCGCAGTCCTCGGCCTCGGTGGATGGGGCAAAAATCATGTAAGGGTTTTCAAAGAATTAGAAAAGGAAGGACTAGTCAAACTTCTGGCTGTCGCCGACATCGACAAAGTCCGAGCTCAGCAGATTGGAAAAGAGTATAATGTTGAGTGGTATACGGACATAACGAAGGTCCTTGAACGCCCAGACATCGAGGCTGTGACTATTTGCACTCCAACCTCCACTCACTTCGAGATCTCTCTCCAGTCACTAGATTACCAGAAAGACATCCTAGTTGAAAAGCCGATGGTTACTTCTGCAATCGATGCGAAGAAGTTAATTGAGAAGGCGAAGGCGAAAAACCAGCGGCTTATGCCTGGCTTTATCGAGCGCTTTAACATGGGTGTTGCCGCAGTTAAAGAGGCTATTGACCAAAATAAAATCGGTATAATTATCTCCGCCTTCGCCCAACGCGTTTCGAGATGGCCTGAACGTAGTGGTGAAGCGGGAGTAATCTTTGAACTTGCGATACACGACATTGACATTGTTCGGTACTTACTAGGCGAAGATCCGATTAACGTCTATGCTCGCGGTGGGCGGAAGATGCATACTACCTATGATTACGCCGACATTCTCATGGAATTCAGAGACGAACAAAGTGCTCTGATCAAAGCCAACTGGGTTACTCCTCAAAAGATTCGAATGCTTGAGGTTATAGGGACTAAGGCGATTCTTCGCCTGGAGTACCTTACTCAGGAGGTTACCTTATATCGAGCAGCCGAAATGGTAGAACCTGAAACTATTCTAACCCCAGCTCGAATTCCCTTCGTCATTTCGAGGCCATTGAAGCAGGAGATACTTCATTCAATTGAAATGTGGGAGGAACCGCTAAAACTGGAACTTCGGCATTTTGCTGAGGCGCTTCTTCATGATGCTCCGTTTAAGATATCTCCACATGATGGGCTTAGGGCAATTGAAATTGCTGAGGCTGCGACACGCTCGATAACGGAGAATATGCAAATTAAATTGGTTTGA
- a CDS encoding ArsR family transcriptional regulator has protein sequence MTENTEHKILEILKTEPKGMAALLVAKKSGLSLLEVIKTLEALIQQGKVKKKGKIYRAASHN, from the coding sequence ATGACCGAAAATACCGAACATAAAATCTTGGAGATTTTAAAAACAGAGCCGAAAGGAATGGCCGCCCTTCTAGTTGCCAAAAAGTCAGGGCTCTCCCTACTTGAGGTTATTAAAACATTAGAAGCTCTAATACAACAGGGGAAGGTTAAAAAGAAGGGCAAAATTTACCGAGCTGCATCTCATAATTAA
- a CDS encoding QueT transporter family protein, producing the protein MGRTNAINSAVSALFAAIYAIGVITLAPISFMPFQVRIADSLMPLAILFGWPAIIGLTLGCLVANFFGGLGYIDVIGGSIANMIAGFIAWKISQRRFQGSWLLATVIENLIVTVIVGSYLWFILAIPDMMVNGIVVSGLLVSWGGIFMGSLVSINVLGYALLKILTRSSIVGLLKSRGLRIYVEE; encoded by the coding sequence TTGGGTAGAACAAATGCAATTAATAGCGCAGTTTCGGCTTTGTTTGCGGCGATTTATGCAATCGGTGTAATTACGCTAGCCCCAATCAGTTTTATGCCGTTTCAAGTACGTATTGCTGATAGTCTCATGCCCTTGGCAATTCTTTTCGGCTGGCCTGCGATTATAGGATTAACGCTAGGTTGCCTCGTTGCAAACTTTTTTGGCGGCTTAGGATACATCGATGTAATTGGCGGAAGCATTGCAAATATGATAGCAGGGTTCATCGCGTGGAAGATTAGCCAAAGGCGATTTCAGGGAAGTTGGCTTCTCGCAACTGTCATAGAGAATTTGATCGTGACCGTTATTGTCGGCTCCTACTTGTGGTTTATTCTTGCAATCCCGGACATGATGGTTAATGGTATTGTTGTGTCCGGGCTACTCGTGAGTTGGGGCGGGATTTTTATGGGATCCTTGGTTTCCATAAATGTTCTTGGGTATGCTTTACTAAAAATACTGACTAGGTCAAGTATTGTAGGTCTACTCAAGTCACGTGGTTTAAGAATATATGTAGAGGAATAG
- a CDS encoding FAD-binding protein, translated as MKSLRTDVLIIGSGAAGIRAAIEARRHGVNVLIVSKSPVGLANTTAISLGGLRGSFTATGEIGDPAIHFQETLSSGKFLNNQRLVQILATEGPGRILELRRFGIQIQIRPPTAFIVGRHFPAGITLTRKLLKNAREVGVKTLGNILVIELIKHGDAVLGALGIHLTTRNLLAIFSKATVLATGGAGAIYQQTDNPTGATGDGYALAYHVGARLIDMEFVQFLPVIAEAKIPPILITDWFVESIKHIDKNVLQNALGESILEHHGLLEETVLRDNLMIAMGKELYEGRGVAGSILLDLTNIPKAAWKTSDQLRYVQEMLIRSKINLGQKKLKLVPAAHFFMGGIKVHEDCCTGIPGLFAAGETAGGFHGANRLGGNALTQTLVSGARAGESAAQYSKTLDFPCTFSSLIGETVREIDIYLNRKIALDCEPRRIKEEIKIVMYKYVGAVRDGKGLNHALSILQQIRREKLPKTYARNPSQLRDIFELDNMLLTAEIVARSAMFRTESRGAHYRVDYPKQDDARWMKNIIVSKESDRMIVRCEPIVTLN; from the coding sequence TTGAAAAGCCTCCGAACTGATGTTTTAATCATAGGCAGTGGCGCTGCCGGTATCCGAGCGGCAATCGAAGCACGGCGACATGGCGTGAATGTTCTTATTGTTTCCAAAAGCCCAGTCGGATTGGCTAATACCACTGCCATCTCTCTCGGCGGTCTACGCGGATCTTTTACAGCTACTGGAGAAATCGGGGACCCAGCAATCCATTTTCAAGAAACCCTTTCGAGTGGAAAATTTTTAAACAATCAACGCCTAGTCCAAATTCTTGCCACGGAAGGTCCGGGCAGGATTCTTGAGCTGCGAAGGTTCGGGATTCAAATTCAGATCAGACCCCCCACGGCGTTCATAGTAGGTCGCCACTTTCCAGCAGGTATAACTTTAACGAGAAAACTACTCAAAAACGCTCGGGAAGTTGGTGTAAAAACCCTTGGTAACATTCTGGTTATTGAGTTAATTAAACACGGTGACGCGGTACTGGGTGCTTTAGGAATACACCTAACCACCCGCAATCTATTAGCGATTTTTTCAAAGGCGACTGTTTTAGCTACGGGTGGGGCTGGTGCGATTTACCAACAAACAGATAATCCAACTGGGGCAACCGGTGATGGTTACGCCTTAGCCTATCATGTTGGTGCAAGGCTCATTGACATGGAGTTTGTACAATTCCTTCCTGTGATAGCTGAAGCAAAAATTCCGCCCATTTTAATAACTGACTGGTTTGTTGAATCCATTAAACACATTGATAAGAATGTCTTGCAAAATGCTTTGGGCGAATCGATACTTGAACATCACGGACTACTTGAGGAAACGGTATTACGTGATAATCTCATGATTGCGATGGGAAAAGAGCTTTATGAGGGACGAGGAGTGGCAGGATCCATACTGTTAGACTTGACTAATATTCCGAAAGCCGCCTGGAAAACTTCAGATCAGCTGAGATATGTACAAGAAATGTTGATTCGATCTAAAATCAATTTAGGCCAAAAAAAGCTCAAACTTGTACCTGCCGCCCACTTTTTTATGGGTGGAATAAAAGTTCATGAGGATTGTTGCACGGGAATACCCGGGCTTTTTGCAGCCGGGGAAACTGCTGGAGGCTTTCATGGCGCTAATAGACTTGGAGGGAATGCCCTAACCCAGACGCTTGTTTCTGGTGCTAGAGCTGGTGAGAGTGCAGCTCAATACTCGAAAACTTTAGACTTCCCATGCACCTTCTCTTCCTTAATCGGCGAGACTGTTAGGGAGATTGACATCTATCTTAACCGCAAGATAGCTTTAGACTGCGAACCACGGCGAATCAAGGAAGAGATTAAAATTGTCATGTATAAGTATGTTGGAGCAGTTCGAGATGGAAAAGGTCTAAACCATGCCTTATCCATTTTGCAACAGATCCGTAGGGAAAAGCTTCCTAAAACCTATGCTCGAAACCCCAGCCAGCTAAGGGACATTTTTGAATTGGACAATATGCTTCTCACCGCGGAAATTGTTGCGCGATCTGCCATGTTTCGAACCGAGAGTCGGGGTGCTCACTATCGTGTTGACTACCCGAAGCAAGATGATGCAAGGTGGATGAAAAATATTATTGTTTCTAAGGAGAGCGATCGGATGATTGTTCGTTGTGAACCCATAGTCACCTTGAACTAG
- a CDS encoding zinc ribbon domain-containing protein produces the protein MSTLKPGESIAKSEEAREDEIGRGTLYLTNQRLFFVKTGGILFFSGRPEVKAEYPLDQIGELGVEGTVIKKLVVGSRGYRHRFHVKDPDGWAATIRNAISNYIRITPTPPPTVQPSVPPSLEIPKPVIKPPPAPTTWNFCPYCGAKLPANARFCPRCGTQLRESD, from the coding sequence TTGTCAACGTTGAAACCCGGAGAAAGTATTGCCAAGTCCGAGGAAGCACGGGAAGATGAAATAGGTCGGGGAACCCTCTACTTAACAAACCAACGATTGTTCTTCGTTAAAACTGGTGGAATCCTCTTTTTCTCCGGTAGACCTGAAGTAAAGGCCGAATATCCTTTAGATCAGATCGGGGAACTTGGAGTAGAAGGAACTGTAATTAAAAAACTAGTGGTTGGATCTCGCGGTTACCGACATAGGTTCCATGTTAAAGACCCAGATGGGTGGGCAGCAACTATTCGAAATGCCATCAGTAATTATATACGCATAACTCCAACTCCGCCACCTACTGTTCAGCCCAGTGTGCCACCATCCCTAGAAATCCCCAAACCAGTCATCAAGCCTCCACCAGCCCCAACTACTTGGAACTTCTGTCCCTATTGTGGCGCTAAACTCCCGGCGAACGCCCGTTTTTGTCCACGCTGTGGTACACAGCTGCGTGAATCCGATTAA